One Mya arenaria isolate MELC-2E11 chromosome 5, ASM2691426v1 genomic window carries:
- the LOC128234119 gene encoding nephrin-like isoform X2: protein MPRLCIKIYVLILWLSLLGKIHQQTILTPSQATVIENGTLTLTCKSNNKNLSYYAWLRENIAIGIIIINENGSCAPPDLSSGPNKTLYEYECQNRSVLTLTIKRVTSLNHGDGWKCFAENAYSNAVNISVTVPPSDVNINDPSLSIASFVENTTFTFTCTVARTIPEADVTWFYSNRTIDDTAIHQSVSTSSKLNSDRTFVTTSVLSLFGTRSINDENIYCTADAKNGSASYMSRMITLDIWFPPKEAPSIIEVNSGYEYFAIRNKSQTLTCTVLGGNPAPNITWDCTDGEMGETNYSGSGVSRAVTWSAYEDEDCTCTATHVLNAKSTSSVHINVLFGPSTPDLRLMNATVFDKGTVSVIKGLNYKVECYAKSNPQADNYTWTFSNSDKVIYSETLNLTNASDRVIGEYTCEVSNIMVPTVGEILTGFASASLNVDLLYSPTKPNFYYGDLNDSLILNENLVMLRNETIDVKCVSYSRPGPPIYLWNLTSQLLTIGPMENDSSFMCNVSNIMNPIVGETVNGSNESILNVTVLYPPTTPLLYFRSCSDDYQVVEGSINITEGENIMFYCIADSRPSADISWLDKALPGQTFNITNVTRQDAGKYTCSAENRMTTTKDGEIFGYNSSSVAITVLYPPTVGRLGKHVVVEGQSFSVHCPVIDGNPLFDSIKWTNKSNNSTLSTNPKLDFENVTRIQSGFYRCTAFNTMKPSGCPPQTGFNSEYLELEIQYKATVTSITFSGVPVDPIMEINQNDNIEFTCLVDSLPGSNISFALNSKAVAKIQNASELTFKKDGMTCENDSGRYRCSAANMFNTEPDEHYFQINVKCKPRTMPSFHLSKELVRVAGSTAILSLVIVAYPVPNSNDFVWEMYNGSYWDVIESTPERQILVRDGLQSDVIIYRVTDSDFGLYRVTVSNEIGTQQWNFTLLPPQKPTSPFMLRVINETVTSSSATVQWTRGFNGGLPQTFLLEYKHTTSVSWSTVFIEDNLKPILNHTLYELVSGSSYEARIRSRNSIGASNYSSIIEFQTQSPNAAKSDTKLWIVGAVGGGVVVLVVIVVITCRKYKGRHDRNRNEEISMSEKDLNPYAEIGEDIVGSKGYQELINRPTQNSATYTGFDNPGQTSENQPPSVDKKKTKPIVWRKQKGHKVKVTVENPRGSYAELSATSSVRREPLAPPDKGEAASRDYLHPVANVVPQGKTKSTKDNGRDISDRSLNETIDKSKASDDYLHPVGGKKTPVKKEMQENNNLKKDACNSGYMDMDVYAKPVKGFPQTKKEDVKRKSEKDSSDEDDRNTKTGDRASYLNLKVAL, encoded by the exons GAAAGATTCACCAGCAAACGATTCTTACGCCTTCTCAAGCAACCGTGATCGAAAATGGGACTTTGACTCTTACATGCAAAAGTAACAACAAAAACCTTTCATATTATGCCTGGTTACGTGAAAACATAGCTATTggcattattattatcaacGAAAACGGGTCATGTGCCCCTCCAGATCTGTCTAGTGGTCCAAATAAAACTCTTTACGAATATGAGTGCCAGAATAGATCTGTGCTTACTTTGACCATAAAACGTGTGACCAGTTTAAACCACGGCGATGGATGGAAGTGCTTCGCTGAAAACGCATATAGTAATGCGGTCAATATTAGTGTAACAG TCCCCCCTTCGGATGTTAACATTAACGACCCATCGTTGTCTATTGCATCGTTTGTAGAAAacacaacatttacatttacttGCACGGTTGCTCGCACAATTCCGGAGGCCGATGTGACATGGTTTTACAGCAATCGAACAATAGACGACACTGCCATTCATCAGTCTGTGAGCACTTCTTCCAAGTTAAACTCGGATAGAACGTTTGTCACTACCTCTGTGCTGTCACTCTTTGGTACAAGATCTATAAATGACGAAAACATTTATTGCACGGCTGATGCCAAAAATGGATCTGCTAGTTATATGTCAAGAATGATAACCTTGGACATCTGGT TTCCACCGAAGGAGGCACCATCTATCATTGAGGTAAATTCCGGATATGAATACTTTGCCATCCGAAATAAATCCCAGACGCTCACATGTACCGTTCTTGGTGGGAACCCAGCACCAAACATTACATGGGATTGCACTGATGGAGAGATGGGAGAAACAAATTATTCTGGCTCGGGTGTTTCAAGGGCTGTCACATGGTCGGCATATGAAGATGAAGATTGTACATGCACTGCAACACATGTATTGAATGCCAAATCAACATCTTCTGTCCATATCAATGTCTTGT TTGGCCCTTCAACGCCGGATTTGAGACTAATGAATGCAACCGTTTTTGATAAAGGCACTGTATCCGTTATTAAAGGTTTAAATTATAAAGTAGAATGTTATGCTAAAAGTAACCCGCAAGCAGACAACTACACGTGGACGTTTTCGAACTCAGACAAAGTAATATATTCAGAAACATTGAACTTAACCAACGCAAGTGATCGGGTTATTGGTGAATATACATGCGAAGTGTCCAACATAATGGTACCTACAGTTGGTGAAATATTGACAGGATTTGCATCCGCATCACTTAATGTTGATTTACTAT ATTCACCGACAAAGCCAAATTTTTATTATGGCGACCTCAACGACAGCTTGATACTAAATGAAAATCTAGTCATGCTCCGCAACGAAACGATTGACGTAAAATGCGTTTCCTATTCTAGACCTGGTCCTCCAATTTACCTCTGGAATTTAACGAGTCAGTTACTAACAATAGGGCCCATGGAAAATGACAGTTCCTTTATGTGCAATGTCAGCAACATAATGAACCCAATCGTTGGAGAGACGGTGAATGGCAGCAATGAATCAATTCTAAACGTCACTGTATTAT ATCCACCGACAACACCACTACTATATTTTCGGTCTTGTTCTGACGATTATCAAGTTGTAGAGGGCTCAATTAACATTACAGAGGGtgaaaatatcatgttttattgcattGCTGATAGTCGTCCATCGGCTGACATATCATGGCTTGATAAAGCTTTACCAGGACAGACCTTTAACATAACAAATGTTACCAGACAGGATGCTGGAAAGTATACCTGTAGTGCAGAAAATCGTATGACAACCACGAAAGATGGAGAAATATTTGGGTATAATTCGTCATCAGTTGCAATCACCGTTTTAT ATCCTCCGACTGTCGGGCGTCTGGGTAAACACGTAGTTGTTGAGGGTCAGTCGTTTAGTGTTCATTGTCCTGTCATAGATGGAAATCCATTATTTGACTCCATAAAATGGACAAACAAATCCAATAATTCGACCTTATCGACTAACCCTAAATtggattttgaaaatgttactCGGATTCAGTCTGGATTTTACCGATGTACAGcttttaatacaatgaaaccGAGTGGATGTCCGCCCCAAACAGGATTCAATTCAGAATATTTAGAGCTTGAAATTCAAT ATAAGGCCACAGTTACATCAATAACATTTTCTGGAGTTCCAGTTGATCCAATTATGGAAATAAATCAGAATGATAATATAGAGTTTACCTGCTTGGTGGACAGTTTGCCTGGTTCAAATATCAGTTTTGCATTGAATAGTAAAGCCGTTGcaaaaattcaaaatgcttcagAACTGACATTTAAAAAGGATGGAATGACATGTGAAAACGACAGTGGACGCTATAGATGCTCTGCTGCGAATATGTTTAACACAGAGCCAGACGAAcactattttcaaataaatgtaaaat GCAAGCCAAGAACAATGCCTTCCTTTCACCTTAGCAAAGAGTTAGTGCGGGTCGCTGGCTCGACGGCAATACTCAGTTTAGTCATTGTGGCCTATCCAGTTCCGAATTCAAATGACTTTGTTTGGGAAATGTATAATGGATCGTATTGGGACGTGATTGAAAGCACTCCGGAACGCCAAATACTCGTCAGGGATGGTCTTCAATCTGATGTTATCATTTATCGAGTAACTGACTCTGACTTCGGTCTCTACCGAGTTACGGTTTCCAACGAAATTGGAACACAACAGTGGAACTTCACATTACTACCTCCAC AGAAGCCCACGTCTCCTTTCATGCTAAGGGTTATCAACGAGACAGTGACTTCTTCATCTGCAACAGTGCAATGGACACGGGGTTTTAACGGAGGTCTCCCGCAGACATTTTTACTCGAATATAAGCATACAACTTCTGTCTCATGGAGCACAGTCTTCATCGAAGATAATTTAAAACCTATTTTAAATCATACTCTGTACGAACTAGTCAGTGGAAGCTCATACGAAGCAAGGATTCGATCAAGAAATAGCATTGGTGCTTCGAATTATTCTTCAATCATAGAGTTTCAGACTCAAAGTCCAAACGCAG cgAAAAGTGATACAAAGTTATGGATTGTTGGAGCCGTTGGAGGGGGCGTTGTGGTTCTTGTCGTCATAGTTGTTATTACTTGCAGGAAATATAAAG GCCGACATGACAGAAACAGAAATGAAGA GATCTCTATGTCAGAAAAGG ATTTGAATCCGTATGCAGAAATCGGTGAAGACATAGTTGGTTCTAAAGG GTATCAAGAGCTCATTAATAGACCAACGCAAAACAGCGCGACATATACTGGATTTG ACAATCCAGGTCAGACATCCGAAAATCAACCTCCAAG TGTTGacaagaagaaaacaaaaccaaTTGTTTGGAGAAAGCAAAAAG GGCACAAGGTCAAAGTTACAGTGGAAAA CCCACGAGGTTCCTATGCAGAACTCTCAGCTACATCGTCTG TTCGTCGTGAACCCCTAGCGCCTCCAGACAAGGGTGAAGCCGCTTCGAG gGATTACTTGCATCCCGTTGCAAATGTAGTACCGCAAGGAAAAACTAAATCGACGAAAGACAATG GTCGTGATATCTCGGATAGATCCCTAAATGAAACGATTGACAAAAg CAAAGCTTCAGATGACTACCTTCATCCGGTTGGGGGGAAGAAAACAcctgtaaaaaaagaaatgcagGAAA ACAATAATCTGAAGAAAGACGCATGCAACTCTGGCTATATGGACATGGATGTGTATGCCA AACCAGTAAAAGGGTTCCCGCAAACAAAAAAGGAGGATGTCAAGAGGAAGTCTGAAAAAG ACAGTTCAGATGAAGACGATAGGAACACAAAGACCGGTGACAGAGCATCATATCTCAATCTTAAAGTGGCCTTGTGA
- the LOC128234119 gene encoding nephrin-like isoform X1: MPRLCIKIYVLILWLSLLGKIHQQTILTPSQATVIENGTLTLTCKSNNKNLSYYAWLRENIAIGIIIINENGSCAPPDLSSGPNKTLYEYECQNRSVLTLTIKRVTSLNHGDGWKCFAENAYSNAVNISVTVPPSDVNINDPSLSIASFVENTTFTFTCTVARTIPEADVTWFYSNRTIDDTAIHQSVSTSSKLNSDRTFVTTSVLSLFGTRSINDENIYCTADAKNGSASYMSRMITLDIWFPPKEAPSIIEVNSGYEYFAIRNKSQTLTCTVLGGNPAPNITWDCTDGEMGETNYSGSGVSRAVTWSAYEDEDCTCTATHVLNAKSTSSVHINVLFGPSTPDLRLMNATVFDKGTVSVIKGLNYKVECYAKSNPQADNYTWTFSNSDKVIYSETLNLTNASDRVIGEYTCEVSNIMVPTVGEILTGFASASLNVDLLYSPTKPNFYYGDLNDSLILNENLVMLRNETIDVKCVSYSRPGPPIYLWNLTSQLLTIGPMENDSSFMCNVSNIMNPIVGETVNGSNESILNVTVLYPPTTPLLYFRSCSDDYQVVEGSINITEGENIMFYCIADSRPSADISWLDKALPGQTFNITNVTRQDAGKYTCSAENRMTTTKDGEIFGYNSSSVAITVLYPPTVGRLGKHVVVEGQSFSVHCPVIDGNPLFDSIKWTNKSNNSTLSTNPKLDFENVTRIQSGFYRCTAFNTMKPSGCPPQTGFNSEYLELEIQYKATVTSITFSGVPVDPIMEINQNDNIEFTCLVDSLPGSNISFALNSKAVAKIQNASELTFKKDGMTCENDSGRYRCSAANMFNTEPDEHYFQINVKCKPRTMPSFHLSKELVRVAGSTAILSLVIVAYPVPNSNDFVWEMYNGSYWDVIESTPERQILVRDGLQSDVIIYRVTDSDFGLYRVTVSNEIGTQQWNFTLLPPQKPTSPFMLRVINETVTSSSATVQWTRGFNGGLPQTFLLEYKHTTSVSWSTVFIEDNLKPILNHTLYELVSGSSYEARIRSRNSIGASNYSSIIEFQTQSPNAAKSDTKLWIVGAVGGGVVVLVVIVVITCRKYKGRHDRNRNEEISMSEKDLNPYAEIGEDIVGSKGYQELINRPTQNSATYTGFDNPGQTSENQPPSVDKKKTKPIVWRKQKGHKVKVTVENPRGSYAELSATSSVRREPLAPPDKGEAASRDYLHPVANVVPQGKTKSTKDNGRDISDRSLNETIDKSKASDDYLHPVGGKKTPVKKEMQESDNNLKKDACNSGYMDMDVYAKPVKGFPQTKKEDVKRKSEKDSSDEDDRNTKTGDRASYLNLKVAL; the protein is encoded by the exons GAAAGATTCACCAGCAAACGATTCTTACGCCTTCTCAAGCAACCGTGATCGAAAATGGGACTTTGACTCTTACATGCAAAAGTAACAACAAAAACCTTTCATATTATGCCTGGTTACGTGAAAACATAGCTATTggcattattattatcaacGAAAACGGGTCATGTGCCCCTCCAGATCTGTCTAGTGGTCCAAATAAAACTCTTTACGAATATGAGTGCCAGAATAGATCTGTGCTTACTTTGACCATAAAACGTGTGACCAGTTTAAACCACGGCGATGGATGGAAGTGCTTCGCTGAAAACGCATATAGTAATGCGGTCAATATTAGTGTAACAG TCCCCCCTTCGGATGTTAACATTAACGACCCATCGTTGTCTATTGCATCGTTTGTAGAAAacacaacatttacatttacttGCACGGTTGCTCGCACAATTCCGGAGGCCGATGTGACATGGTTTTACAGCAATCGAACAATAGACGACACTGCCATTCATCAGTCTGTGAGCACTTCTTCCAAGTTAAACTCGGATAGAACGTTTGTCACTACCTCTGTGCTGTCACTCTTTGGTACAAGATCTATAAATGACGAAAACATTTATTGCACGGCTGATGCCAAAAATGGATCTGCTAGTTATATGTCAAGAATGATAACCTTGGACATCTGGT TTCCACCGAAGGAGGCACCATCTATCATTGAGGTAAATTCCGGATATGAATACTTTGCCATCCGAAATAAATCCCAGACGCTCACATGTACCGTTCTTGGTGGGAACCCAGCACCAAACATTACATGGGATTGCACTGATGGAGAGATGGGAGAAACAAATTATTCTGGCTCGGGTGTTTCAAGGGCTGTCACATGGTCGGCATATGAAGATGAAGATTGTACATGCACTGCAACACATGTATTGAATGCCAAATCAACATCTTCTGTCCATATCAATGTCTTGT TTGGCCCTTCAACGCCGGATTTGAGACTAATGAATGCAACCGTTTTTGATAAAGGCACTGTATCCGTTATTAAAGGTTTAAATTATAAAGTAGAATGTTATGCTAAAAGTAACCCGCAAGCAGACAACTACACGTGGACGTTTTCGAACTCAGACAAAGTAATATATTCAGAAACATTGAACTTAACCAACGCAAGTGATCGGGTTATTGGTGAATATACATGCGAAGTGTCCAACATAATGGTACCTACAGTTGGTGAAATATTGACAGGATTTGCATCCGCATCACTTAATGTTGATTTACTAT ATTCACCGACAAAGCCAAATTTTTATTATGGCGACCTCAACGACAGCTTGATACTAAATGAAAATCTAGTCATGCTCCGCAACGAAACGATTGACGTAAAATGCGTTTCCTATTCTAGACCTGGTCCTCCAATTTACCTCTGGAATTTAACGAGTCAGTTACTAACAATAGGGCCCATGGAAAATGACAGTTCCTTTATGTGCAATGTCAGCAACATAATGAACCCAATCGTTGGAGAGACGGTGAATGGCAGCAATGAATCAATTCTAAACGTCACTGTATTAT ATCCACCGACAACACCACTACTATATTTTCGGTCTTGTTCTGACGATTATCAAGTTGTAGAGGGCTCAATTAACATTACAGAGGGtgaaaatatcatgttttattgcattGCTGATAGTCGTCCATCGGCTGACATATCATGGCTTGATAAAGCTTTACCAGGACAGACCTTTAACATAACAAATGTTACCAGACAGGATGCTGGAAAGTATACCTGTAGTGCAGAAAATCGTATGACAACCACGAAAGATGGAGAAATATTTGGGTATAATTCGTCATCAGTTGCAATCACCGTTTTAT ATCCTCCGACTGTCGGGCGTCTGGGTAAACACGTAGTTGTTGAGGGTCAGTCGTTTAGTGTTCATTGTCCTGTCATAGATGGAAATCCATTATTTGACTCCATAAAATGGACAAACAAATCCAATAATTCGACCTTATCGACTAACCCTAAATtggattttgaaaatgttactCGGATTCAGTCTGGATTTTACCGATGTACAGcttttaatacaatgaaaccGAGTGGATGTCCGCCCCAAACAGGATTCAATTCAGAATATTTAGAGCTTGAAATTCAAT ATAAGGCCACAGTTACATCAATAACATTTTCTGGAGTTCCAGTTGATCCAATTATGGAAATAAATCAGAATGATAATATAGAGTTTACCTGCTTGGTGGACAGTTTGCCTGGTTCAAATATCAGTTTTGCATTGAATAGTAAAGCCGTTGcaaaaattcaaaatgcttcagAACTGACATTTAAAAAGGATGGAATGACATGTGAAAACGACAGTGGACGCTATAGATGCTCTGCTGCGAATATGTTTAACACAGAGCCAGACGAAcactattttcaaataaatgtaaaat GCAAGCCAAGAACAATGCCTTCCTTTCACCTTAGCAAAGAGTTAGTGCGGGTCGCTGGCTCGACGGCAATACTCAGTTTAGTCATTGTGGCCTATCCAGTTCCGAATTCAAATGACTTTGTTTGGGAAATGTATAATGGATCGTATTGGGACGTGATTGAAAGCACTCCGGAACGCCAAATACTCGTCAGGGATGGTCTTCAATCTGATGTTATCATTTATCGAGTAACTGACTCTGACTTCGGTCTCTACCGAGTTACGGTTTCCAACGAAATTGGAACACAACAGTGGAACTTCACATTACTACCTCCAC AGAAGCCCACGTCTCCTTTCATGCTAAGGGTTATCAACGAGACAGTGACTTCTTCATCTGCAACAGTGCAATGGACACGGGGTTTTAACGGAGGTCTCCCGCAGACATTTTTACTCGAATATAAGCATACAACTTCTGTCTCATGGAGCACAGTCTTCATCGAAGATAATTTAAAACCTATTTTAAATCATACTCTGTACGAACTAGTCAGTGGAAGCTCATACGAAGCAAGGATTCGATCAAGAAATAGCATTGGTGCTTCGAATTATTCTTCAATCATAGAGTTTCAGACTCAAAGTCCAAACGCAG cgAAAAGTGATACAAAGTTATGGATTGTTGGAGCCGTTGGAGGGGGCGTTGTGGTTCTTGTCGTCATAGTTGTTATTACTTGCAGGAAATATAAAG GCCGACATGACAGAAACAGAAATGAAGA GATCTCTATGTCAGAAAAGG ATTTGAATCCGTATGCAGAAATCGGTGAAGACATAGTTGGTTCTAAAGG GTATCAAGAGCTCATTAATAGACCAACGCAAAACAGCGCGACATATACTGGATTTG ACAATCCAGGTCAGACATCCGAAAATCAACCTCCAAG TGTTGacaagaagaaaacaaaaccaaTTGTTTGGAGAAAGCAAAAAG GGCACAAGGTCAAAGTTACAGTGGAAAA CCCACGAGGTTCCTATGCAGAACTCTCAGCTACATCGTCTG TTCGTCGTGAACCCCTAGCGCCTCCAGACAAGGGTGAAGCCGCTTCGAG gGATTACTTGCATCCCGTTGCAAATGTAGTACCGCAAGGAAAAACTAAATCGACGAAAGACAATG GTCGTGATATCTCGGATAGATCCCTAAATGAAACGATTGACAAAAg CAAAGCTTCAGATGACTACCTTCATCCGGTTGGGGGGAAGAAAACAcctgtaaaaaaagaaatgcagGAAAGTG ACAATAATCTGAAGAAAGACGCATGCAACTCTGGCTATATGGACATGGATGTGTATGCCA AACCAGTAAAAGGGTTCCCGCAAACAAAAAAGGAGGATGTCAAGAGGAAGTCTGAAAAAG ACAGTTCAGATGAAGACGATAGGAACACAAAGACCGGTGACAGAGCATCATATCTCAATCTTAAAGTGGCCTTGTGA